The DNA region AGGAGCTCTGGATCGGCGGCTCGcaggcgggagggggagcgtGGGAGGTCAGTGCCAGTCACGCTATCGATAAGCGTTGCAGCTAGGGAGCTACTAACTAGAGATACGTCACTGCGGGCCATCTATCCATACCTTGATGGACACAAACGCACACTGTGATGCTCTACACCCTCAAACAGAGACACAAGCAGTTTGATAAAAATCCCATCACATAAGCATCCATAGCGCGCCTCTATGTAACCAATTTAACGCTGCCAATGGTATCAACCACATCTCCAGAAACTCAAAGCAAGCACCCCATGCCAAGTCAAATCCGCTTCAACGCCAATACACATATACAAAGCGCTTACAACCAATTTTATaccttccccccaactcctAACCCAATGCTTATGTAGGAATTCCAACTTCTCTACTCATGCCCAATCCTCATCAACTCCGTCATATCCTTCATCCTGTAATCCAGCACCGGCGTCACCCAGTCATCCTCTACAAGGCAATACGTCTCCTTCTCATCGTCTTTTGGCTTCCTCGGGTTGATCGCCCAGTACCCAAAATCGGCATCAATACTCTTCAGATACCTCATCAAGTTCTCCCAATAATTCgcatcccccctcccggGCTCACTCGGcgccccaaactccccaatCCACACCGGCGCCACGTCCCCCTCGACCAAATACCCCCAATTGCTCCTCATAGACGCAACAAAACTCGGGTACGTTCTCTTGGAGTACCTCCCTTCAAGGCTCCCCCACCCGCTCCAAGAATACACATGCGCCGAATACACCACCctatcctccacctccaacctcaccggcCTAGTCCTCGCCCCCCTCAAATCATTCCCGCTCTCCGTTCCCCCAACAATAATCAACCAATCCTTCTTCATTTTCAGCAGTCTGTTCCCCGCCTTTTCCGCCGCACTAGCCCACCGATCCCAAGGCATAGttccccaaacccccctaACCTCATTCCTCAGATCCGCCCCAATCACCAGCTCAttccccgccaacctccccatcaccgtcTCCCAGTTCCGAAtccaatcctcctccgtctGCCTCACCTTGCAAACCACCCCCGGCAACCAATCATTGCTCCAGCTGGCATCGCAAGGATCCGCCCCGCAGCACCAAGTCGCAGTCGTAATGTGATCATTCACAATCACCGCgatcccctcctccgtcagcGCCTCCACACAAGCCACAAAC from Podospora pseudoanserina strain CBS 124.78 chromosome 1, whole genome shotgun sequence includes:
- a CDS encoding hypothetical protein (CAZy:GH5; COG:G; EggNog:ENOG503NXR0), which codes for MSRPPPMFLTLLSILILGTYFFHLWRAEAALAIPWTPSPDARLFSQRPLPAPIEASFLSSSTTTASKKTESQPLSNYALPLKTQGRNIVDQNGKRFKLSSVNWYGASDELFIPGGLDIQHRKAIAKTIKRLGFNSVRMPYSDEMVVKNPTILPHLLAKNPDLMEKRALDVFVACVEALTEEGIAVIVNDHITTATWCCGADPCDASWSNDWLPGVVCKVRQTEEDWIRNWETVMGRLAGNELVIGADLRNEVRGVWGTMPWDRWASAAEKAGNRLLKMKKDWLIIVGGTESGNDLRGARTRPVRLEVEDRVVYSAHVYSWSGWGSLEGRYSKRTYPSFVASMRSNWGYLVEGDVAPVWIGEFGAPSEPGRGDANYWENLMRYLKSIDADFGYWAINPRKPKDDEKETYCLVEDDWVTPVLDYRMKDMTELMRIGHE